The following coding sequences are from one Lolium rigidum isolate FL_2022 chromosome 6, APGP_CSIRO_Lrig_0.1, whole genome shotgun sequence window:
- the LOC124661983 gene encoding triphosphate tunnel metalloenzyme 3-like, whose protein sequence is MEVEIKLRLPDAAAHRRLASFLSPRLLRTDAQRNLFFDAAARPLAAATAALRIRLYGLEDQPPSRAVLALKRRPRLDAGVSRVEELEEPLDPALALACAADPARLGGVDSPIVRLVADEYGVGGGSKPFVCLGGFRNTRGVYELQEGEGPRLVLELDETHFDFGTNYELECETADPDQAKEVLERLLTVAGVPYEYSRSNKFGCFMAGKLLP, encoded by the coding sequence atgGAGGTCGAGATCAAGCTCCGCCTCCCCGACGCCGCGGCCCACCGCCGCCTcgcctccttcctctccccgcgCCTCCTCCGCACCGACGCCCAGCGCAACCTCTTCTtcgacgccgccgcgcgccccctcgccgccgccaccgccgccctccgCATCCGCCTCTACGGCCTCGAAGACCAGCCCCCCTCCCGCGCCGTCCTCGCGCTCAAGCGCCGCCCGCGCCTCGACGCGGGCGTCAGCCGCGTCGAGGAACTCGAGGAGCCGCTCGACCCGGCGCTCGCCCTCGCCTGCGCCGCCGACCCCGCCCGCCTCGGCGGGGTCGACTCCCCCATCGTCCGGCTCGTCGCCGACGAGTACGGCGTCGGCGGGGGCTCCAAGCCGTTCGTCTGCCTCGGCGGGTTCCGGAACACCCGCGGCGTGTATGAGCTCCAGGAGGGCGAGGGGCCCCGCCTCGTGCTGGAGCTCGATGAGACGCATTTCGACTTCGGCACAAACTACGAGCTCGAGTGCGAGACGGCCGACCCGGACCAGGCCAAGGAGGTCCTCGAGCGCCTGCTTACGGTGGCTGGGGTGCCGTATGAGTACTCGCGGAGCAACAAGTTCGGCTGCTTCATGGCCGGGAAGCTGCTCCCGTAA